A segment of the Babesia microti strain RI chromosome II, complete genome genome:
CATTCGGATCTGTGTGAGTTTAAgcatattattttttatttgatttttttagaaatttaTTATGCATCAATTTAAAACTATCTTAATACCTGTTCCAATGCCCCTGCTATTGTGCCGCAAATGACGTTCGAATACTCCAAATCACCGAGCGAATCCGACATTTCAATAAACATTTCCAGTGGATTATCTTCAAATGTAATGTGATACAAATTTTTCTCCTCATCCACAACTTCAGAATTTGCGTTAATACCTAAAAACATCTTGAACCCAACCTTAGCAATTGCTTCGACACTTTCTTTAAATGATTTGCATGAGAAGGAACCGGCCTTAGATAAGTATTCGTCGATTAATCTCGAGCCTATATTTTGCCCACTAAATTAGCAACTAAGTACATTTTGAACAGCTTTTGATTGACCCCGTCCACAGAAATATTGTCTTTGACAATTTGCGCGACTAAAGCGCCATATGTCAAAGCCAGAAATTCTccattctaaattaaactaTGCATACAGCCTTTTCTGATTTGAAGTAGACAGTTTCACCTAATTTTGTGAGTCTGTCTTTGGCCATTAGCAACTATTCATAAGAAAAGATAACGCATTTGCTGCACAACATCACATCATACTACAACAGCCCTACACCTATTGGTGCAGTAACATGACCCAAcgaattattattaaataatttgacaatgaGTATTCATGCGAAGAAAATTGTAATAGATACAGGTGCTTACATGCGGGCCACTCATTTAGATCGCTACGGCGAAAGATTACATACTACGCAAAAAGTAGCGTTGGAAATACAAAAGTTCAAAGATGACCCTGCTCTATCATGTTTGAGGTCAATTGAAACTATAAATATTGAGGATCCTGAGGATTCCGATCTGGAACTAGTTAGATCATTTGCCAAAAGTACTGGCGATTTACCTTTTTTATCTCAGGCAGACATATCTGCTATCGCACtaacatataaattttttaggcAAGGAGGAGGTACTATCAATTTAAACCCTAaggaaaatattgaaattttaccaacaaaatttgccaatgaTAGTGTAAAATCGAAgggtaaatttgaatgCAGTGGGTTTGGGTTTAACAAGTGGATAaccaaaaaaaatttaaataacttACCTGGTGACTTGAGTTCTGATTCCAGCTCAACGAATTGCATTGTTGCTTGTATGACAACTGATTATTCgatgcaaaatttattgttgcATATGGGATTATCAGTCATTACAGTGAACGGCTTGGCAATTAAAACCGCGAAGCGCTGGGGCCTGATCTGCCGTGCCTGCTACTTTGCCACTAGCAATTCTACATTGTTGTTTTGCGAAAAGTGTGGGCATAATACATTGGACAAGATTGccattaatatatcaaaagATGGCATTGTCACTGCAATTGATAAGCGAAAGTATATAAACACCAGGGGcacaatttattcaatcCCAAAGCAGAAAGTTGGAAGGCATGCCAATAACCTTATATTATCACAGGATCAAATGCTAATGCCTGGGTTCATCCACAACATGCGTGCGAATCAGCACAAGAAAAAGGATTCAATTGAGCACTTAAACTTGGTGAGCCATGCATCAGTTTGTTttcacatttatttattatatattttttgtgaaAATATCTTAAAAGATTACAGCTAATTTAGAATGGAGCAATAGTAGATATGGTTAAAAGTTATGAAAAGCCCAGGAATCCTGTTATGCATGGGATCAAGATAGGGTTTGGGAAGGGAAATCCAAATTCCAATATGTGGGTTAAGAGAAACAggtttaaatattaaatttttagttttttgtcaaaatttacacTCCAACACTAGTATATCACGCTCACACAGATGATGTATGTCTATGTGATTGCCACACATTAATTTATGGCGGGATCCCATCGATAATATAGTTGTTACTTTGATATTAATATACTTAACTATTtctattaataattagaCATATCTATATCACCCTATGCATTACTGTATAATGTCGATGTGTAATATCACTATCGTAACATTAATCTGTGTACACATGATAAATGTAGCAAATTGTAGTACCAATGGTAGATGTGTCATGATAATTTAGTTGAAGATGAACTTTTTCCATTTGAAGACCTCCCCCCTCTTTGGTCCGATCACATGAAAAGTGCTAAACAGACGTTAGAAAACTATCCCAATCCATTCCAAAACTACAAGGCTTGCAACAGGAATTACCCTAACTCATATTTGTGTGACCCGGGTAAGCATAGTTCTCAATGGCAGCATTTTATGGCGAAATATGGCATTTACTTAGGTGGAATACTCGAGGAGTATGAGGCCGACAAGATAGAAGGTAATCACTAAAATGATGGCCAGAGATTCTCAGCAAGGAGCGGAAGAATTCTAATCATTTTTGCAGTGATTTTGGAGATGTTCCATATCAgtaattttcatatttattcagATTTGGAGTCGGCATAGCCAGCGA
Coding sequences within it:
- a CDS encoding Trafficking protein particle complex subunit 3 (overlaps_old_locusTagID:BBM_II00885;~overlaps_old_locusTagID:BBM_II00890); translation: MAKDRLTKLGETVYFKSEKANGEFLALTYGALVAQIVKDNISVDGVNQKLFKIGQNIGSRLIDEYLSKAGSFSCKSFKESVEAIAKVGFKMFLGINANSEVVDEEKNLYHITFEDNPLEMFIEMSDSLGDLEYSNVICGTIAGALEQIRMRVDCKFVRYPIKKDQKYTISIQLQEIIRDDASD
- a CDS encoding NOB1, RNA-binding protein NOB1 (overlaps_old_locusTagID:BBM_II00895), with translation MSIHAKKIVIDTGAYMRATHLDRYGERLHTTQKVALEIQKFKDDPALSCLRSIETINIEDPEDSDLELVRSFAKSTGDLPFLSQADISAIALTYKFFRQGGGTINLNPKENIEILPTKFANDSVKSKGKFECSGFGFNKWITKKNLNNLPGDLSSDSSSTNCIVACMTTDYSMQNLLLHMGLSVITVNGLAIKTAKRWGLICRACYFATSNSTLLFCEKCGHNTLDKIAINISKDGIVTAIDKRKYINTRGTIYSIPKQKVGRHANNLILSQDQMLMPGFIHNMRANQHKKKDSIEHLNLNGAIVDMVKSYEKPRNPVMHGIKIGFGKGNPNSNMWVKRNRFKY